The segment CCAGATTGAAATCACCGAGTCCTGAAGATTCGGCAATTTTTTTAAGTTTCTAAAGTGGACCGCGTCGTTCGGCACTGACGGATCGAAGAAGCTTGCCTCTCCGACTTCGCCCACCAGAGTAATGACATCATGCCGAAAATCTTTCCCATCTAAGAGTACTTTTCGATGAATCGTAAAGATTTCACCTTCACCATCCGAGCCGTAAACTATTAAGGATTTGCGAGGATCAAAATTGGGTAAATCGTACAGAGCGAACGGAACTAGCAATTTCAGGGGATTCTTCCCGGCGAGAACGAAACCGGTAAGGAAAAGCAGGAATAAAATCCAAGAATAAGTTAGAAATAATAATCGCCTCGTCTCGGACGAATTTGCCGGCAAAGTAGATAGACTGAAAATCCAAGCGTAGAACTTCTCCCATCTTGCGTGGATGTGTCTGAAAACATTTTTAATCTTTTGCCAGTTCATAGGCTCGTATTCCTTCCAGGATGCTTTTTGCAACCCGAACTTGTTGAGCCTGACTCGCCAGAAGTTCGGACTCTTTCCCGTTAGTCAAATAACCCATCTCCACAAGAATTGCAGGCATTAAGCTCCCGCGTAAAACTGAGAAATCGGCCTTTTTGACCCCTCGGGACAATATCTTAGGACCAAGCTTTTTTTTCATCTCCGATTCGACATTATGTGCGAGAGAACGGCTTCTGCGTTGGACCAGGGAAGATAACATTCCCGCCTGTATTTTTTTAATACCTAAGCTTCCCTTTTTTCCGACAATACGGTTTTCCAGAATAGAAGTCTCCCGAGCAGATTCGGTAGAAGGTGTTTGCGAAAGATAATACACTTCGAAACCGTTTACATCCTCGGATATCGATGCGTTACAATGCAAACTGACGAATACGACCGATCCGCCTTTTTGAATTTCTTTATTCGCAATTTCCGATCTACGTTCCAACTCGACGAAAGTATCTTCTCCTCTCGTCAAAACGACTCTTACTTCCGGATACACTTTATTTAGAAACTTCTTCAGTATTTTAGCGACTTGAAGCGAGACGGATTTTTCTTGTAAACCTTTATTAGAAGAGGTGCCCGGATCCTTTCCGCCGTGACCTGCATCTAGGATAATTGAAGATAAACGAAGAAGCTCCGCCTTCGGCAGAATCTCGAATACCAATTCGGTATCATGAAATTCGTATTTAACATCGTCGGGTAAGAGACGTACAAAAATGGCCTCAACCACTTCCGGAGGTAAAAGAAAATCTCGATTCTGATACAATACTGGAAGACTTGTTTTTTCTAAACTTCCGTTGATTGCGTAAAAAGACGAGCCGATCCGAAAACGAATTTCACCGGAAGGATGAGAAATCGAACCAACGAGAATCGCCGGTTCGAATTTTGTTTGGAGGCTGGGAATCCTTTTACGAATTTCCTCCAAGTGCACATAACGATTTTTTCCGATCGTAGCTATGCGAACTTGGGCGGAAAGCGGAGCAATTCCGAAGAAAAGGAATAGAATCAGTCCCCGAAGAAGGATGTGATTTTTTTCCAAATGGATTCCTTCTGCTTGGATTGATTTCTTGAAGATTCGTTGATATCGAATAGATTCCGTTTCTTCTTATCGTAAATATCGTTTCTAGGAGTTTGTGTCGTTACGGAATTTTGTACGAACCCATTCTCCTTTGGACGATTTTTATTTTTCTTTTTGCGCTTAGGATTCTTATCCCTAGATTCTACGACCGCACCCATAACGGTATCGGCCTTTTGTAGAAATTGTTCCGCTTCTTTGATAACGGCTTCAGGTCTTTTCTTATCGAAAGGCTTCGGTCCACGCGGATCCCTATTTCGATCTCGATTTTCCCTAGGTCCCCGATCCTTATCCGCAGCATGTCGGTTGCCGTTTGAGGAGACTGGGCGTTCCTCTTTTTTGTGGAAACCGCCGTCGCGTCCTTGAGGGCGTCTACCGTTTCCATTTCCGTTTCTCTCATGACGCTGGTCTCTCCCTTTGGGCGCCTGATCGTAAGCGTCTCCGGCAAGAAACGGTTCGAAAACCCCTTTAGGAAAATCTAATAATTCTTCGTCGACAGGAGTGACTTCTATCTTTTGCTTCAAGTAACGTTCTATTTTCTCGAGCTCGTTATAGTCGGTCTCCGAACAAAAGCTGATGGACTTTCCGAGTCGCCCCGCTCTCGCGGTACGTCCTATTCGGTGAACATAGTTTTCGGTATCTTGCGGGAGATCATAATTAAATACCACCCCGATATTCTCGACGTCGATTCCACGACTGGCAACGTCGGTCGCAACCATGAATTTGAATCGACCAGACTTGAAATCTCTCATTAAGCGAAGTCTTTTTTTCTGGTCCAAATCGGAGGAGATTCCGGTTACCGGAATTCCGTACCTACGGAGAGTCTGAACGATTCGAGGAATATTCGCTTTAAAATTAGTGAATATAATTCCCTGGCCGTCGACTTCTGCGTCCAAAATCGCGTTTACCATGTAAGGGAGTTTTTCTTCCCTTCCTAGGTGAACGAGTTTTTGATCGATTCTTTCGGTGATCAGTTTATCGGGATTAATCTGGATCTCTACAGGATCGTTCATAAAGCGATACGCTAATCTCATCACTTCGACCGATAACGTGGCGGAAAACAAGAGAGTCTGTTTACGATTCTTGCACTTATGAAGTAACCAACGAATGTCGTTGATGAAACCCATATCGAGCATTCGATCGGCTTCGTCTAGGACGAAAAACTCTACTTTGTCTAAATCCGCAGTACCGCCTCTAGCCAAATCGATCAGACGCCCTGGTGTGGCGACGATGATTCCGTTTAGAGCCTGCAAATCGCGGTTTTGCGACTTGTAATCGGTACCTCCGATGATCGGAACGACACGGTAGTCGGTGTACTTTAGGAGCTTCTCCGCTTCCTCGGATATCTGGATCACAAGCTCTCTTGTAGGAGCTAGTATAAGCGTGCTGACGCCTTTGATTCCCTTGGTCAGGATGTTGTGGATGATCGGAACAAGAAAAGCTACTGTCTTTCCTGTGCCGGTCTGAGCTAATCCGGTGATGTCCTTCCCCTCTATTCCATGGGGGATGGCCTTCTCCTGGATCGGTGTAAGCTCGACGAAACCTGCTTTTTCGATTGATTTTTGCAGATTTGGTTCGAGGTTTAATTCTTCGAATTTCATATATTTTTAATCGCGATTAAGTGAAATGTGTCCGCATAGCATGCGAGATTCGCATAACGGATAAATAGAGGATGAGTTAGATATTTTCCCTTCCAGCCCCGATCTCTGTTCGGGTGGTAGGACATAGGTTTCTTATATACCGTGCGCCAACCGTACAATTTCAACATTTTTTTCAGGGAATTAGGGGAATAATCCCAAAAATGGTCGCTCGGATGGTTCTGAAACCAATCGGCCGGATTCGTGCTATAAGACGGTCCGAATAGGGAAGGAAGTCCTAAAAAGAGGACTCCCCCCGGTTTTACCAAATTTGAAATTCGACCAAAAACCGTCTCGGCGTCTCGAAAATGCTCAATTACGAAAAAGGCGCAAACCGTGTCGAATTTCTCACTCGGTAGGAACTTATCTTCCAAAAAAGAGCCCGATTTTACATCTAATCCCAGCTGACTCTTTGCATAATCTGCTTCAGTGCGGGAAAGCTCCAAACCTTTTACTCGATATCCTGCCTTTCTGGCCTCGTCTAAAAAAAAACCGGCTGCACAACCGATCTCAAAAAGTGATTTTTGATTCGGATCTTGAAACATCCTTAAAGCAGACAATCGGCGCTTCGCCAAATCCCGTACTTGGGGCTCATCTTCGTGATAAGTTCTATCGTACTGATTTTTGTATTCTTCCTGAAAGTATGAATCTTCATACTCTCGCTCTTTGGCGAGTTTATAGAAATGCACTCCCGTCCGACGGCAAACTAGGTACGCATCGGGATATCTCGGGTGGGGTTCAAGGTCTAAGATAGAATCCATTCCTCTCTATTTGTCCTTAGGATCTCTCGACAAGTTCTACGGTAAAGGAAAATCCTCTTGTTTTCAGTCGAAGCCCTCCGAATCTTATCATTCTAAACTGCTTGAAAAAGCCGAAAAACCCTATATTAGTAAGGGTCACCGGGAGAAATATTTCAATGAGTGTTCTTGAAAGGATCAAATCCTTAGGTCGCGAATTACCGCCTGCGCCAAAAGCGATAGCCGCTTATATTCCTGCGACCCGTGCCGGCCAATTTGTATTTACTTCCGGACAACTCCCGATGCGGGAAGGAAGCCTAATCTCCACCGGAGCGCTCGGTTTTGATCTATTAGTCAGCGATGTAAAAGAAGCCACTGAACAGGCTACATTAAACGGCTTGGCTGCGATATCTGCGGTCGCCGGTGGATTGGATAAAATCAAATCGATTGTTAAAGTCGGAGTTTTTGTTGCCTCTGCTTCCGATTTCACCGAGCAGCATTTAGTGGCAAATTATGCCTCGAATCTTCTTTTGGAAATCTTCGGGGAGGCAGGTCGTCATGCTCGCTTTGCAGTCGGTTGCGTTTCCTTACCGTTAGGCGCTCCAGTAGAAGTGGAATTGACCGTGCTTGTGGATTAAAGACTTAATGTTCGCAGCTTTATTCAAAGATCTCAAGCTAGCTATACCTGCCCTCCCGATCATTCTACAGGGATGGCAGCGCTTCCTCCTAGGTTTATACGGACAATTTAGGGAATTCTTCTCGGAAAAAACCGGAAAAGAAAAAACGATTTTTCTACTGGCATTCGCTCAGTTCGTCCTGAGCCTTTCCAGCTGGGTAAGTTATACGATTAATTTGGGCGCCGAAGAACGGGAGAATATCCGAGTAGCGACGAATATCTTTTTCATACTCCCTTCGTTTTTCGTCTTTTTCTTCGGCGGATTTTGGAGAAGCGACTGGCTATATAAATTCCTATTTATACTTCAAATCTTTGTCGGGATACTGTTGGGGTTGGGAATTTTGATGCCCGACGTTTTTTTCGTAAGCTTTATCAACGATGCGGATTACGATTATAACTGGAAGTTCTACTCATTTTCCGGCGTTTGGATCATGACAACCCTTGTCGTAGCCACCTCCGTGAGTTCGAAAGAATGATTTCACTTCGAAATAACCTGAAAGACGCTATTAGAAAAGATCAGTAATCAAATATGCCTAAATCCATTTTAGCTTCTTCGGAGGCCATGGTTCTCGGATCCCATTTCGGAGTCCATACGACTTCCACTTCGGCCTCGTTAACCCCGTCGACGCGAAGAGCATTATCTTGTATTTCTTTCTTCATTTGCGGTCCCGCAGGGCATGCCATAGAAGTGTAAGTCATCTCGATTTTTGCCTTACCTTCTTCTACCTGAATTCGATATATCAAACCGAGCTCTGCGACGGAAATGCCTATCTCCGGATCTTCCACCCTGCTGATTTCATCGTATATCTTCCTTTCGATGTCTGTTTTAGGTTCTTCTAATAAAGGCATTTTAACTCTCTGTTTGTCTTCCTGGATTATATGGTTTTCGGGGCCTTTTCCAACGCTTTTTCAAGAGTATTCCAAGGAAGAACGGCACATTTGATTCTTGCCGGTATTTTTTTGACTGCTTCCAGAGACTCAAGGTCTTCGAATTCTTCCGGAAAATTCGGCTCTCTATCTTCCAGCAACATTCCTCTAAAGTCTTCCAGCAACTTCCTAGCTTCGGACAAAGTTTTTCCGTATAGACAGTCCGTTAGCATCGAAGAAGAAGCCTGCGATATCGAACAGCCTTTCCCTTGAAATCGGATATCCGAAATTCTATCGTCCTCCAATTTTAAAAAAAGTTCCACTTCGTCCCCACAAAGAGGATTGACGCCTTCTTGATGGAGATCCGCATTCTGGAGTACCCCGTAATGACGGGGATTCTGATAATGGTCTAGGAGAACCTCTTTATAAAGTTCATCGTTTAAGGACACGGCCGAAAATCTCCTTCACCTTCTTTAGACCGTCGAGAAGACTGTCTACGTCTTCTTTCGTGTTGTAAAGATAGAGAGAAGCGCGGCAAGTTCCGGAAATTCTCATAAAGTCCATAAACGGTTGAGCGCAATGATGTCCCACACGGATGGCGATTCCTTCTTCGTCCAGAATGGAACCCACATCATGCGGATGTACTCCCGGAAAATTGAAAGAAATCACCCCGCCTCGCTTCGTTAAGTCCCGAGGACCGTACAATTCCAAACCGCCGAAATCTTCCATTCTTTCCAGCGCGTACGCGAGGAGCTCCAACTCGTGGTTTCGAATCTCATTCATTCCGACAGATTCTAAATACTCGATCGCCGCTCCGAAGCCGATGACTCCTGCGATATTCGGCGTACCGGCTTCTAAACGAGCCGGGAGATCCGCATAGGTGGATTTCTCCTTCCAAACCTTGGCGATCATATCGCCTCCCCCCATCCAAGGGGGCATCGCTTCTAAAATTTCCTCTTTGGCGTAAAGAACACCCACTCCTGTCGGCCCTAACATTTTATGGGCGGAGAATGCGTAAAAATCAAAATCCTGTTTTTGAACTCTCTCGGGAAGATGACAGACCCCTTGCGCTCCGTCCACCAAAACCTTTGCTCCGACTTCTCTAGCTCTCTTTACGATAGAATCCAAATCGTGAAGCGTCCCGGTGACGTTGGACATTTGAGCCACTGCCACGAGCTTAGTGCGTTCGGTAATGATTTGATCAAGATTACTTAAATCTAATGTAGCATCATAATTGAGAGGGATAAATTTTAATACGGCTTGCTTTTCCTGTGCCAACATCTGCCAGGGAACTAAATTAGAATGATGTTCGAGTTCGGTTAATACGATTTCGTCTCCCTCGTGGATGTTTGTTCGTCCCCAAGACTGGGCAACCAGGTTGATGGACTCCGTCGTATTTCTGGTAAATATGATTACCTTGGCGCAGGGCGCGCCGATAAATCGGGCGACTTTAATTCTAGCGAACTCGTATTTCTCGGTCGCCTTTTGCGAAAGAGCATATACCCCGCGGTGAATATTTGCGTTTTCCGTTTCATAAAATTTCCGCTCGGCATCGATAACCGAATACGGTTTCTGTGAACTAGCCGCACTATCTAAAAATACAAGCGGCTTTCCGTTCATCTTCGTCGAAAGAATCGGAAAATCAGCGCGAATTTTTTGAACATCGAAACTCAAATTGCCAGCTCTCCTTTTATTTCGGATTCCATAGGTCAATCCTCCAATTCCACTTCCACTTCGTCATCTACGATTCTCGTTCGAAATATCGGAAGATTCTCCACAGCCGGCATGCATAGCGCTTTACCGTCCCGTATATTAAACTTTGCGAAATGCCTAGGGCAGGTGATTACGTCCCCTTTAAGCTCGCCGTGGGATATGGCTTCCCCGTCGTGCGTACAGACATCCTCGAACGCGCAGATCTCGCCTCCTATAATTGTTAGACCGATTCTGCTGTATTTCGTCTCAACGACGCTGACCTTCCCTTCCTTCAATTCGGAAACCTTAACCAGCTTTCGATACGTCCCCATTAGGAATCTCCCAACATACGCGAATTAATGACCTCCGTCAATTCCTCACGGATCGACTCGGACGGAAACTCCCGGATTACTTCGGCGAGAAATCCTTCCACGATCATTTTACGCGCTTCCTCTTTAGAAATGCCCCGGGAAGCCAGATAAAACAATTGTTCGTCGTCTATCTCTCCGACCGTTGCGCCGTGCTCGCATTTTACGCTGTCGGCGAATACTTCCAGCTTTGGAATCGATTCCGCCCTTGCCGATCGATCCAAGAGAAGATTATTATTAATCTGAACGGCGCCTACATCCTTGCAATTTGCGGGGATTCTCAGGTTTCCCGTAAAAACATTATGAGCCTTACCTTTGATCGCCGTTCTATAAAGAATGGAGCTATGTCCATGACTTTCTTCATGCAAAATTCGAATCTCGGTATCGTGAAATTCTCGGTTACGTAGCGGAGCTAAACCGACGTATCTAGTCCACGCTCCTTTTCCCGCGACTTCCGAATCATAGAATGCCTTTCCTCTATATCCGCCCCAGGTCGCGATAGACGCATGAAATTTAGTATCTCTACCTTGGTAGGCATGAGTCGTTCGAAAGCGAAACGTGGAATCGCCCAAATTTTCTATGCTGGAATACTGGAAGTCGGCCCCCGCTCCGGTCGTAAGTAAACTAATACCGTTCATAAACAGAAAATTTTGATTCGATTCGGATTCCCACCGTTCTAGAAATCCGGATTTTACTCCAGGCGGTACGTCGATTATCAGTAACGGTACAATGAAATTCCCGCTTCGGCAAGCGATGGAAACTTCCGGAATCCGACCGTCTAACGGAAGGTTCTTTAATTTTATATAATATGCATGAGTAAATCGAGATGCCGCAAATAAGGAAACCCATTCGTTTTTATAAAAAGATAAAAAGGATTCTAACGACTGAAGAACGATCTTAAGATTTTCAGGGTCCAACTCGGATAGTTGAGTCGCTACTGCGGAATCGTTCAGAGTAAATTCCATACAGGATTGCGGACAGGGATCGGTAAAATCATCCGGCTTGAAGGTGGAGAGATTCAATTTTCTCCAGGACTCTAGATGAGGATTGGGAAACGGAGCTTTTTCTAAAAAAGAATTCGCCTTTAAGCGGAATTCTTTTAGAAGCTGAGGCTCCTGTAGTGCGGATAGATATTCCGAAAAGGATTCTTTTAAATGCATTCTTTCAATTTGTTCCCGAGAGAATCCAATCATATCCTTTCTCTTCTAGTTCGAGAGCAAGTTCTCGCGTTCCGGTCTTTAAGATTCTTCCCTGAGCAAACACATGTACGAAGTCCGGCGTAACATAATTGAGCATTCTTTGATAATGTGTAATTAGAAGGATGGATCGATCGGAGGATTTACTCTTAGTAATCCCTTCGCTGATAATCCGCAGGGCGTCGATATCCAATCCAGAATCGGTCTCGTCCAAGATCGCAAGCCTAGGCTTCAAAAGAGCCATTTGAAGAATTTCATTCCTCTTTTTTTCGCCGCCGGAAAATCCGTCGTTAACGTAGCGCGCTACCCAAGAATCGGGAACATCTAGGGAAGCCATCGCTTCCTTCAATTCTTTACGGAATTCTTTTACGGGTAGATCTTTTCCTCTGACGGATTTCAGTATTGTCCTAAGAAAATTTCCGATCGTAACGCCCGGAATGCTGGTCGGATATTGAAAGCAAAGAAAAATGCCGGCACGCGCTCTTTCGTCGGTGGAACTTTCTAGAATTGAAGCTCCTCTAAACAGAATATCCCCGGACAAAATCTTATATTTCGGGTGACCCATAATTACGTTGGATAAGGTGCTTTTACCGGAGCCGTTCGGGCCCATAATAGCATGGACTTCGCCGTCGTTTATTACTAGGTCGACTCCTTTTAGGATTTCCTGAATTTCTCCGGATTCGGTCTCGATTCCCGCCCGCAGACCAACGATTCGTAGGTTTTCCGCCACTTAAGACTCCTGCTTGGGACTATGTTTTTATTCTATAGGCGGAGATCAATAGGAAAGAAGGATCAAGAATGGTCCTGCGACCTAGAAACGGCAGGTTTTAAAATAGCTCCCAATTCAATCGTAAAACCAAAACGTAGTTCGATCCTAGATTAAGGGTGAATAAGACATATTGTCGTTTAGTATCTATATCATGAATAGGTTCCGTAAACCCCCATAATCGATTGGAATGAAACGATTCCGCTTTATGATGAATAAAGAAAGGCTTCCATGCGTAATTATTTCCGATTTCGGTCAAAAGCTTAATCCAAGGATCTTCAAACGAGTCTCGCTGAAACGTAGGCGTAACTTGATATCCTTGTAAGTCGCAAACAAGCACGGAACTAACTTCCTTAGGGAGGGAAGATAAATGTTCCTCCAGACCGTTCGTTAAGCCGTCTAGACTTCCATTTTCCATGTTCTTAAAGATTTCCAAAAATTCGTCGGAGAATAATTTTTGCTTCTTCAAGTTCTCGACAATCTCTAAGAATCTAAGTCCCGAAAACTTCTCCAGAGAGTTCTTTAGAGTTTTATTAAATCTCTTCTTATCTTGGAAATCCAGAGCGGGTTTGGAAAAATAGAACCCCTGTAATAAATTCGCTTCCATAGAAAGAGCCAGATACAATTCTTCTTCCGTCTCCACTCCCTCGAATAAAAGCTGAGATCCTAGGCGCTGCGACATCTCTGAAATGGCCGCCAGTACGTTCTTGAAAGACCGCCGGTTCAGACTTTCTCTCATGATCTTAATATCCACTTTCATGATATCCGGGTGGATATAACCGATGCGTTCCAGATTGGAAAAACCGACGCCTAAATCGTCGACGGCGATCTTGATGCCTCTTTCACGAAAGACACTTACGATGTATAAAAGCTTTTCGATATTTCCTTCGAATTTGTCCTCTGTGATTTCAAGAACCATATCCGTCGGATTAATATCATATTTGTCGATCAAATGTAAAATATGAAGTCGTTTGATATCCAACACTTCCCCGCTATATACCATAGAAAGGAAGTTCGGCATCATATTTAAGAACATCTTCGTTTTAAGACCGGTGTCTTTTAGATGTTTTATTGCCTTTTCTCTGATAATCCGATCGATATGAACCAGTCTGACGGCATCCGTATCGGGATTGTGAAAGTGATATCCGAGCGAATGATACTCTTGAGTTTCGGGAGAAAGCACTCTGCCGAGAACTTCGTAACCTACGATATTACGGTTTCCGACATCCAGAATGGGTTGGTAATGAGGAGAATAATAACCTTCCCCTAATGAGAGAATTTGATGGGACTCGTATTCTGCAAGCATGGGGAATTCCAGCGCTAGTAGAAACCCATAGAAGCGAGTCTACAAGCATATTTCCTTTTCGAGAGAGTCGAGAAAAGGGCGAAAGGAAGGAAAATTTCCCCGGTTTTTTCGTTGTATGGATTCGTGAGAGTAGAATCGTTTCTTTTCAGTGCGTCTAAAATCAGTAATGAACTAATCCATCTGGTGTAGAATGTGGCGTTTGTTTATCAAAAGCTAAACTAACAAGGAAAAGTCGAAAAAACCTTACATGAAAGAACCTGTCGGATCTCTTCTTCATCCTTCCACCCTCGAACCGTTATTTGGGACGTTTTCGGGCTCCATTCTAATCGATAACTCTAGAGAATATAAAGCCGGACTTCTTTCCAGGCTGAGATCAGTCGATTCGGTTTTGGTCGATATTTTAAGTGAAACCGTCTTCTTGGAACTTCGCATTTATAAAACCGTTTTTCGTTCGGGCGCCAGCCTATTTCTTTGGAATCGAAAAAAAGGATCCGTTCGAGAAATCCAAATTCAAGGTATAGGGAGTAACTCGTTCTTAAAGCAAGGAACGTTTAGAGACGGTTACTGGAGTTTTACTAGAGATAATCATAGATTTAACTTTCGTTTAGACGATACGATCCGCCAAGGTTATACGCATTCCGCCGTCTGGGAAAAAGATTTAAATTTCCAGTTGGATGCTCTGGTTCAAACTGGAGACAAATCCAAATCCCTACCTTTTTCGAGCATAGAGCCGTCCGGTAAGGATTGGTTTTTTACGACTCATTCCCCGGACCTTGCCGTTCAAGGTCAATTAGCCTGGAACGATTTATCGGTATCCATGGATGATCAAACTCTTGCTTACTCGGTATCAAAAGGTTATTCGGGATTCGCATTCCCGCTGGAAAGTCGGATTTACGCGGGAATCGGCGGGAAAAAAAGAATTCACTTTCATATTTCTCAGGACGGCGCCGCTTATCTTTGGCGAGACGGAATCCTGGAGTCTCTCGGGCAAATTCATTTAGCAGCCATCGGTAAGAAGAAAATTATCACCGGTGCAGATTCATCGTTTAAGATCGAGCTAGAACCTGCGGTGGAAGCCAGTTTCGATCGGCCTACAACCTGGGGAAACGGTAAATTTCGGAAAACGATATTCACTGCCGATGGTTGGATAAAAACGAAGAACAAAAAAGAAAACGTAAAAGACGGTATCGGCATTTGGGAAGAAATCATACCGAAATCCTCCGATTGATCGAATCATTCCGCTAAGGCTAAGGCTGACGCCATCGCATACTCGGATGACGATTT is part of the Leptospira broomii serovar Hurstbridge str. 5399 genome and harbors:
- a CDS encoding DEAD/DEAH box helicase — translated: MKFEELNLEPNLQKSIEKAGFVELTPIQEKAIPHGIEGKDITGLAQTGTGKTVAFLVPIIHNILTKGIKGVSTLILAPTRELVIQISEEAEKLLKYTDYRVVPIIGGTDYKSQNRDLQALNGIIVATPGRLIDLARGGTADLDKVEFFVLDEADRMLDMGFINDIRWLLHKCKNRKQTLLFSATLSVEVMRLAYRFMNDPVEIQINPDKLITERIDQKLVHLGREEKLPYMVNAILDAEVDGQGIIFTNFKANIPRIVQTLRRYGIPVTGISSDLDQKKRLRLMRDFKSGRFKFMVATDVASRGIDVENIGVVFNYDLPQDTENYVHRIGRTARAGRLGKSISFCSETDYNELEKIERYLKQKIEVTPVDEELLDFPKGVFEPFLAGDAYDQAPKGRDQRHERNGNGNGRRPQGRDGGFHKKEERPVSSNGNRHAADKDRGPRENRDRNRDPRGPKPFDKKRPEAVIKEAEQFLQKADTVMGAVVESRDKNPKRKKKNKNRPKENGFVQNSVTTQTPRNDIYDKKKRNLFDINESSRNQSKQKESIWKKITSFFGD
- the sufC gene encoding Fe-S cluster assembly ATPase SufC, with amino-acid sequence MAENLRIVGLRAGIETESGEIQEILKGVDLVINDGEVHAIMGPNGSGKSTLSNVIMGHPKYKILSGDILFRGASILESSTDERARAGIFLCFQYPTSIPGVTIGNFLRTILKSVRGKDLPVKEFRKELKEAMASLDVPDSWVARYVNDGFSGGEKKRNEILQMALLKPRLAILDETDSGLDIDALRIISEGITKSKSSDRSILLITHYQRMLNYVTPDFVHVFAQGRILKTGTRELALELEEKGYDWILSGTN
- a CDS encoding LIC_10740 family protein; this translates as MNWQKIKNVFRHIHARWEKFYAWIFSLSTLPANSSETRRLLFLTYSWILFLLFLTGFVLAGKNPLKLLVPFALYDLPNFDPRKSLIVYGSDGEGEIFTIHRKVLLDGKDFRHDVITLVGEVGEASFFDPSVPNDAVHFRNLKKLPNLQDSVISIWKRGDLLILDMRKSTLEDLLSEMKFRIDYTYASQMSEEEKSREITRRKLALLSSSFLAVERTLFENYPELNRIEYRLGGEQEEIPGLNYSLTESHLRKNEPTK
- a CDS encoding non-heme iron oxygenase ferredoxin subunit, translating into MGTYRKLVKVSELKEGKVSVVETKYSRIGLTIIGGEICAFEDVCTHDGEAISHGELKGDVITCPRHFAKFNIRDGKALCMPAVENLPIFRTRIVDDEVEVELED
- a CDS encoding class I SAM-dependent methyltransferase, encoding MDSILDLEPHPRYPDAYLVCRRTGVHFYKLAKEREYEDSYFQEEYKNQYDRTYHEDEPQVRDLAKRRLSALRMFQDPNQKSLFEIGCAAGFFLDEARKAGYRVKGLELSRTEADYAKSQLGLDVKSGSFLEDKFLPSEKFDTVCAFFVIEHFRDAETVFGRISNLVKPGGVLFLGLPSLFGPSYSTNPADWFQNHPSDHFWDYSPNSLKKMLKLYGWRTVYKKPMSYHPNRDRGWKGKYLTHPLFIRYANLACYADTFHLIAIKNI
- a CDS encoding metal-sulfur cluster assembly factor translates to MPLLEEPKTDIERKIYDEISRVEDPEIGISVAELGLIYRIQVEEGKAKIEMTYTSMACPAGPQMKKEIQDNALRVDGVNEAEVEVVWTPKWDPRTMASEEAKMDLGIFDY
- the sufD gene encoding Fe-S cluster assembly protein SufD, which gives rise to MIGFSREQIERMHLKESFSEYLSALQEPQLLKEFRLKANSFLEKAPFPNPHLESWRKLNLSTFKPDDFTDPCPQSCMEFTLNDSAVATQLSELDPENLKIVLQSLESFLSFYKNEWVSLFAASRFTHAYYIKLKNLPLDGRIPEVSIACRSGNFIVPLLIIDVPPGVKSGFLERWESESNQNFLFMNGISLLTTGAGADFQYSSIENLGDSTFRFRTTHAYQGRDTKFHASIATWGGYRGKAFYDSEVAGKGAWTRYVGLAPLRNREFHDTEIRILHEESHGHSSILYRTAIKGKAHNVFTGNLRIPANCKDVGAVQINNNLLLDRSARAESIPKLEVFADSVKCEHGATVGEIDDEQLFYLASRGISKEEARKMIVEGFLAEVIREFPSESIREELTEVINSRMLGDS
- a CDS encoding N-acetylmuramoyl-L-alanine amidase family protein — encoded protein: MEKNHILLRGLILFLFFGIAPLSAQVRIATIGKNRYVHLEEIRKRIPSLQTKFEPAILVGSISHPSGEIRFRIGSSFYAINGSLEKTSLPVLYQNRDFLLPPEVVEAIFVRLLPDDVKYEFHDTELVFEILPKAELLRLSSIILDAGHGGKDPGTSSNKGLQEKSVSLQVAKILKKFLNKVYPEVRVVLTRGEDTFVELERRSEIANKEIQKGGSVVFVSLHCNASISEDVNGFEVYYLSQTPSTESARETSILENRIVGKKGSLGIKKIQAGMLSSLVQRRSRSLAHNVESEMKKKLGPKILSRGVKKADFSVLRGSLMPAILVEMGYLTNGKESELLASQAQQVRVAKSILEGIRAYELAKD
- a CDS encoding RidA family protein, whose translation is MSVLERIKSLGRELPPAPKAIAAYIPATRAGQFVFTSGQLPMREGSLISTGALGFDLLVSDVKEATEQATLNGLAAISAVAGGLDKIKSIVKVGVFVASASDFTEQHLVANYASNLLLEIFGEAGRHARFAVGCVSLPLGAPVEVELTVLVD
- a CDS encoding cysteine desulfurase, with amino-acid sequence MNGKPLVFLDSAASSQKPYSVIDAERKFYETENANIHRGVYALSQKATEKYEFARIKVARFIGAPCAKVIIFTRNTTESINLVAQSWGRTNIHEGDEIVLTELEHHSNLVPWQMLAQEKQAVLKFIPLNYDATLDLSNLDQIITERTKLVAVAQMSNVTGTLHDLDSIVKRAREVGAKVLVDGAQGVCHLPERVQKQDFDFYAFSAHKMLGPTGVGVLYAKEEILEAMPPWMGGGDMIAKVWKEKSTYADLPARLEAGTPNIAGVIGFGAAIEYLESVGMNEIRNHELELLAYALERMEDFGGLELYGPRDLTKRGGVISFNFPGVHPHDVGSILDEEGIAIRVGHHCAQPFMDFMRISGTCRASLYLYNTKEDVDSLLDGLKKVKEIFGRVLKR
- the sufU gene encoding Fe-S cluster assembly sulfur transfer protein SufU: MSLNDELYKEVLLDHYQNPRHYGVLQNADLHQEGVNPLCGDEVELFLKLEDDRISDIRFQGKGCSISQASSSMLTDCLYGKTLSEARKLLEDFRGMLLEDREPNFPEEFEDLESLEAVKKIPARIKCAVLPWNTLEKALEKAPKTI